One stretch of Roseiconus lacunae DNA includes these proteins:
- a CDS encoding flagellar hook-length control protein FliK — protein MSDPFALLLGATGGAGSLTFTHSDTNSHSGGIGGDVTQTFESFIAQASTGETDGHAAAALQSNHVGADIETSLKTADVASDDVAPSPLTEAELQSDIDAVDAAATLLNATSSADANGTNKNATLNPLIETLPQTNPELDEESLWLESETSTALQTHQLQTSLVSQTADADAIDSHPIDTNLVSEAVKDSTLQSTVTIDISADNNSPETIQSITDHTLRQHVGRAVTNTAATENIAVTEVTAQQIANPTEPSESNANSSSPNDPQSDRSVSLSEELSSANDHSTSTSSIGVSAEVAEPANLTPAVTDPNALNDHTEASQELDDHGISEDAPNLLVDSINDSPIAESPEATAVDSESHPHSKRSGIDSATNSAEAISSELTNDAAIDTARPEVDAPDARNESNGDIDLVVDQAIDLHNGFHRDSGDVATAEVSEQPTLSVAAAVEEADKYRLAREANLETAATEGDTAADATADLANSDLNQDTGSNSNTFGTTLALETLRLQSRQGNKPGLGFEVQVDRASLESDQVAAINASGTSLAAAEIPTEFDGSISLEDLLTGTADATAVGLVSETIGEAVESAVTDNKSVYLEIHPQELGFLTIEVSHVEDAVEAKIIASEMVTSELLMSHRDQLVQSLQELGYESLDVDISFDQHASNDAQSEQQNNRPSFGQPRMAQATIPMNTDRTDRPSGLDIVA, from the coding sequence ATGTCTGATCCATTCGCTTTGTTGCTCGGTGCTACCGGCGGGGCAGGTAGCCTTACCTTTACCCACTCCGACACCAACAGTCATTCCGGTGGTATTGGAGGTGACGTAACTCAAACATTCGAGTCCTTCATCGCACAAGCGTCGACCGGCGAAACCGATGGACATGCCGCTGCCGCTTTACAAAGCAACCATGTCGGTGCAGATATCGAGACGTCCCTCAAGACAGCCGATGTTGCATCAGACGACGTTGCACCGTCGCCATTGACCGAAGCCGAACTCCAGTCTGACATAGATGCTGTTGATGCAGCGGCGACGCTTCTAAACGCAACGTCGAGCGCTGACGCAAATGGCACTAACAAAAATGCGACGCTAAATCCACTGATAGAAACCCTTCCTCAAACGAACCCTGAGTTAGACGAAGAGTCATTGTGGCTTGAGAGTGAGACTTCAACCGCACTGCAAACTCACCAATTGCAAACCTCGCTGGTTTCACAAACAGCCGATGCCGATGCGATTGATTCTCACCCGATTGATACCAACTTGGTGAGCGAAGCAGTCAAGGATTCGACACTTCAGTCGACGGTGACGATCGACATTTCGGCGGACAACAATTCGCCAGAAACGATTCAATCGATCACCGATCATACGCTGCGTCAACACGTCGGCCGAGCAGTGACGAACACCGCTGCCACCGAGAACATTGCAGTCACAGAAGTTACTGCTCAACAGATCGCGAACCCAACCGAGCCGAGCGAATCTAACGCGAACAGTTCGTCACCCAATGATCCCCAATCCGATCGGTCTGTATCGTTAAGCGAAGAACTCAGTTCAGCGAATGATCATTCGACTTCCACATCTTCAATCGGGGTTTCTGCCGAGGTTGCCGAGCCTGCGAATTTGACTCCGGCTGTTACTGATCCAAATGCGTTGAATGACCATACCGAAGCTTCTCAGGAACTAGATGATCACGGTATTTCAGAAGATGCGCCGAATCTTTTGGTCGACTCCATAAACGATTCCCCCATCGCCGAAAGTCCGGAAGCCACCGCTGTCGATTCCGAAAGCCACCCCCATTCAAAGCGCAGCGGAATTGACTCGGCAACGAACAGTGCTGAAGCGATCTCGTCAGAGCTGACGAACGACGCTGCCATCGACACAGCGCGCCCGGAGGTTGATGCACCGGATGCAAGAAATGAATCGAACGGTGACATTGATCTGGTAGTGGACCAAGCGATTGATCTCCACAACGGTTTTCATCGAGATTCCGGCGATGTCGCCACCGCTGAAGTTAGCGAGCAGCCAACGCTTTCGGTTGCCGCAGCAGTCGAAGAAGCTGACAAGTACCGATTAGCACGAGAAGCAAACCTAGAAACAGCCGCCACTGAAGGCGACACAGCTGCCGACGCAACGGCCGATCTCGCGAACAGCGATCTAAACCAAGATACCGGTAGTAATTCGAATACCTTTGGGACCACCTTGGCTTTAGAGACGTTGCGACTTCAGTCACGTCAAGGCAACAAACCCGGCTTGGGATTCGAAGTACAGGTTGATCGTGCGTCATTGGAATCCGATCAGGTAGCCGCGATCAATGCCAGCGGGACATCACTTGCTGCGGCGGAGATACCGACGGAGTTTGACGGAAGCATTTCTCTTGAAGATCTGCTGACCGGAACTGCCGATGCGACTGCCGTTGGCTTGGTCAGCGAAACGATCGGTGAGGCAGTCGAGAGTGCCGTCACTGACAACAAGTCGGTCTATTTGGAAATTCATCCGCAGGAATTGGGATTTCTGACGATCGAAGTCTCGCATGTCGAAGATGCGGTCGAAGCAAAAATCATTGCCAGCGAGATGGTGACCAGCGAGCTATTGATGAGCCACCGAGATCAATTGGTTCAAAGCCTGCAAGAGCTGGGTTATGAATCATTGGACGTCGACATCTCGTTTGACCAGCATGCATCGAACGACGCCCAATCGGAACAACAAAACAATCGCCCTTCGTTCGGACAACCACGAATGGCGCAAGCGACCATCCCCATGAACACTGACCGCACGGACCGACCGAGCGGTTTAGATATCGTTGCCTAG
- a CDS encoding sigma-54 interaction domain-containing protein has product MIITQSPKVEALIQFAKRAARSAAPVLLTGESGTGKELFAQLVHQSSPRATQPFIPVNCAAISENLFESELFGHEKGAFSGAIATREGRFEAAKGGTLFLDEVGEIPLSLQSKLLRVLESKTFERVGSSTSIEHDVRIVAATNRDLKQAVDDGDFRLDLLHRINVLTLDIPPLRQRVADIPVLALHFVDAFRNESEIAIEGFDSAAMKLLAKYDWPGNIRELRNVIHRACVLTDQPRISTDHLGIELERKGDSPQQGPPSENARLPNQWLHMNLDEVERQIITAAIKAFGNRQVVAEKLGISPRTLTNKMRRYREIESESKAA; this is encoded by the coding sequence ATGATCATCACACAATCACCAAAGGTTGAGGCGTTAATTCAGTTCGCAAAACGTGCAGCCCGATCAGCGGCTCCCGTGTTACTGACCGGCGAAAGTGGAACTGGAAAAGAACTTTTCGCCCAATTGGTGCACCAATCGAGTCCTCGTGCGACGCAACCGTTTATTCCAGTCAATTGCGCGGCGATCTCGGAAAACCTTTTTGAAAGTGAACTCTTTGGCCACGAAAAAGGCGCTTTCTCGGGAGCGATCGCGACACGAGAAGGTCGTTTCGAAGCGGCCAAGGGCGGCACCCTGTTCTTAGACGAAGTTGGTGAGATCCCACTGTCATTGCAGTCGAAATTGCTTCGTGTTCTCGAATCGAAAACGTTTGAACGAGTCGGTAGCAGTACCTCGATCGAACATGATGTACGTATCGTCGCAGCCACCAATCGTGACCTGAAACAAGCCGTTGATGACGGCGACTTTCGCCTGGACTTGCTGCATCGTATCAACGTGCTCACGCTCGACATTCCACCGTTGCGTCAACGCGTCGCTGATATCCCCGTATTGGCATTGCATTTCGTTGACGCCTTCCGAAATGAAAGCGAGATAGCGATTGAAGGCTTCGATTCAGCGGCGATGAAGCTTCTCGCCAAGTACGATTGGCCGGGTAACATTCGAGAGCTTCGCAATGTCATTCACCGCGCCTGCGTCCTCACCGATCAACCCCGGATCTCAACGGATCATCTTGGGATTGAATTGGAACGCAAAGGTGATTCGCCACAACAAGGCCCTCCAAGTGAGAACGCACGACTTCCCAACCAATGGCTACACATGAACTTGGATGAAGTCGAACGCCAAATCATCACTGCCGCGATTAAGGCGTTCGGAAATCGTCAAGTCGTCGCCGAAAAACTTGGAATTTCGCCACGGACGCTTACCAACAAGATGCGTCGCTATCGCGAAATCGAATCTGAATCCAAAGCGGCTTAA
- a CDS encoding tetratricopeptide repeat protein, which produces MIEQARFSPLTLSKTQKWPSKSSQTMLLMMAALVVYCSKPAYSQDAVAISDAPATTLEQLPGDPANELESRLKSLMDATERLRRMRNLDTTEKTNPNSNSTAGARALAQGSESGGMAGAPNEVLDVLTGLQPDPASELKEIRERIRVLQKLRRDPQRSIPSAAANTDTPLHPLPAMETVTPAPTQPPKVHPAVDQSLAAADQVSANNQTDSGDPEFGNPDVTGTQLLPVPVNTLALGESLYRTGNYKAALQALQKVDTQSMPQSDRMWLDLLLALCQQKQKQFESSIGTLRDIANETSPDYPVQAAKWYLKYAETEQKNVEALDQLSKEIELIVERVENHVGNK; this is translated from the coding sequence ATGATTGAACAAGCTCGATTCAGCCCTCTCACTCTCTCAAAAACACAGAAGTGGCCAAGCAAGAGCAGCCAAACGATGCTTTTGATGATGGCCGCTCTTGTTGTGTATTGTTCCAAGCCGGCATATTCGCAAGATGCCGTAGCGATATCGGACGCGCCCGCAACCACACTTGAGCAGTTGCCCGGCGACCCGGCCAACGAGCTCGAGTCACGGCTAAAGTCGCTGATGGATGCTACCGAACGCCTGCGACGGATGCGAAACTTAGATACGACCGAAAAGACGAACCCGAATTCCAACAGTACGGCCGGCGCGCGAGCACTTGCCCAAGGGTCGGAGTCTGGAGGAATGGCGGGGGCCCCTAACGAAGTCCTTGACGTGTTGACCGGACTTCAACCCGACCCCGCGAGTGAATTGAAAGAGATTCGTGAGCGCATTCGCGTGCTGCAGAAGCTTCGCCGCGATCCGCAGCGATCGATACCCTCGGCTGCGGCGAACACTGATACGCCACTCCATCCGCTTCCGGCTATGGAAACTGTTACGCCTGCACCGACGCAGCCTCCTAAAGTTCACCCTGCCGTTGACCAATCTCTTGCCGCCGCGGATCAGGTCTCTGCGAATAACCAAACTGATTCCGGCGATCCTGAATTTGGCAACCCAGACGTCACCGGGACACAGCTTCTTCCCGTTCCCGTCAATACGCTGGCGTTAGGGGAAAGCCTCTATCGCACAGGCAATTACAAGGCAGCGCTTCAGGCGCTGCAAAAAGTCGATACCCAGAGCATGCCACAATCAGACCGGATGTGGTTGGATTTGTTGCTCGCGCTCTGCCAGCAAAAACAAAAACAGTTCGAATCTTCAATCGGGACGTTGCGAGACATCGCGAATGAGACGTCTCCTGACTACCCGGTTCAAGCCGCTAAGTGGTACTTGAAATACGCCGAAACGGAACAAAAAAACGTCGAAGCGTTGGATCAATTAAGTAAGGAAATCGAGTTGATCGTGGAGAGGGTTGAAAATCATGTCGGAAACAAATGA
- a CDS encoding tetratricopeptide repeat protein — protein sequence MFRAEIVWITVFLTVGAIGGLVYNWPSSTEDPAAQSIDETIDPADVLAEQGDEIDDTWPFTDETRENPQSPTVQESESQTDLAADPIDDVWSEISPPMKRTQKIDSAVVELGDRLLLGGNYEGAMKHYQKLLQTADVPTDNGILIRLALASELAHEHDDAIKHYRSAIRVVEKGSVAQANCLLGIARVWENRGQFNDAASLLSELYLIYGGTKYPQLLRAQLVSQLSDCLQKRVLSSQIVIDALQNEPMEYYWPAVTVDHVLELVDWEAPVDGLSTPPSQLQVLQSPNKDASVVLVGANVRGLSVLGLLTEIERGSGMVFNLTEKAKTDLVGRMTNVQTTAMPVSFLLDSVLESMALTWSQSEGEVSVMHREELADRDLASYDLARTQRMLRQVQLEVEPGPRRTAAIMNEGNNSRLAGGWEEARTKYQMAREQTPMHELSAKLYFNEASLQLADGEKLDALNACYMALDQTLTASLEGDVYAMISELELELGQTDKAILAGSRGLRRATEPAVLSRCAMMLARAYLLTEDPDSANQVLFDQSPHIVGDATQRVASVFSSFARFQRNPSRGGLQDEGQRLVMALATLKPNDPAGFADALIVSQAYASVGIRNKAVESLKESLAKAPKGFWSERIRLELARAQYGAGHFDAADETISNYGQVSIDLLPTVLLLHAKIKFDAGKLEQCESICRRIARLEVDQTVQAEALNTLGMVLNEKGQHYAATLCFAGVLPEPVETTSSHANQGVVVP from the coding sequence GTGTTTCGAGCAGAAATCGTCTGGATAACCGTGTTTCTCACGGTCGGTGCGATCGGAGGCCTGGTCTATAACTGGCCGTCGAGTACCGAAGATCCTGCCGCACAATCGATCGACGAAACCATCGATCCGGCCGACGTGTTGGCCGAGCAAGGTGACGAAATCGACGATACATGGCCTTTCACAGACGAAACGAGGGAAAACCCCCAGTCGCCGACCGTACAAGAATCAGAGTCACAAACCGACCTTGCTGCCGACCCAATCGATGACGTTTGGAGTGAGATCAGTCCGCCGATGAAACGCACCCAAAAAATAGACTCGGCGGTTGTCGAACTCGGCGACCGTTTGTTGCTCGGTGGGAACTACGAAGGTGCGATGAAGCACTATCAGAAACTATTGCAGACAGCCGATGTCCCCACCGACAACGGCATCCTAATACGACTCGCGCTCGCATCTGAATTGGCACATGAACACGATGATGCGATCAAACATTACCGCAGCGCGATCCGCGTTGTTGAAAAAGGTTCCGTCGCTCAAGCGAATTGCCTGCTTGGGATCGCGCGTGTCTGGGAGAATCGCGGACAATTCAATGATGCCGCTTCGTTGCTCAGTGAACTGTATTTGATCTATGGCGGAACGAAGTATCCGCAGTTACTTCGGGCACAACTAGTTTCGCAACTTTCTGACTGCCTTCAAAAGCGTGTCCTTTCAAGTCAGATCGTCATAGACGCGTTGCAGAACGAACCGATGGAATATTACTGGCCAGCCGTTACAGTTGATCATGTGCTTGAACTCGTCGACTGGGAAGCACCTGTCGATGGTCTGTCGACGCCGCCGAGCCAACTTCAAGTTCTGCAGTCCCCCAACAAAGACGCGTCGGTCGTCTTGGTCGGAGCGAACGTTCGTGGGCTGAGTGTTCTGGGCCTGCTAACCGAAATCGAACGTGGTTCGGGTATGGTGTTCAACCTCACCGAAAAGGCGAAGACAGACCTTGTCGGCCGAATGACGAACGTTCAGACGACGGCGATGCCGGTGTCATTCTTGCTTGATAGCGTTTTGGAGTCGATGGCGCTGACCTGGAGCCAGTCCGAAGGCGAAGTCTCCGTCATGCATCGCGAAGAACTCGCCGATCGTGACTTGGCTTCTTACGACCTTGCCCGGACCCAGCGCATGTTGCGTCAGGTTCAACTGGAGGTCGAACCGGGGCCACGGCGCACGGCAGCGATCATGAATGAAGGCAACAACTCACGTCTCGCCGGTGGCTGGGAAGAAGCTCGGACGAAATATCAGATGGCACGGGAACAAACCCCGATGCATGAATTGAGTGCAAAGCTGTATTTCAACGAAGCCTCGCTGCAGCTCGCCGATGGCGAAAAACTTGATGCGCTCAATGCTTGTTATATGGCACTTGACCAGACGCTCACCGCTTCTCTTGAGGGCGACGTCTACGCCATGATTTCTGAGCTTGAACTGGAGCTCGGCCAAACCGACAAAGCGATATTGGCGGGCTCGCGTGGACTTCGACGTGCCACGGAACCGGCCGTCCTCAGCCGCTGTGCGATGATGCTCGCACGTGCATACCTACTGACAGAAGATCCCGATTCTGCTAACCAAGTTCTCTTCGATCAATCGCCCCACATCGTAGGAGATGCGACTCAGCGAGTCGCTAGCGTTTTCTCTTCATTCGCCCGTTTCCAGCGCAACCCGTCGCGTGGAGGACTCCAAGACGAGGGGCAACGATTAGTGATGGCCCTCGCGACGCTAAAACCCAATGATCCTGCGGGTTTTGCCGATGCATTGATTGTCTCGCAGGCCTATGCTTCGGTCGGCATTCGAAACAAAGCTGTTGAGAGCCTGAAAGAATCCCTGGCGAAAGCCCCAAAAGGATTTTGGTCCGAACGAATTCGCCTTGAACTCGCCCGAGCGCAGTATGGTGCAGGACACTTCGATGCGGCAGACGAAACGATCAGTAACTACGGACAGGTATCCATCGATTTGCTCCCGACGGTGTTACTACTTCATGCCAAGATTAAGTTTGATGCCGGCAAGCTAGAACAATGCGAATCCATTTGCCGGCGTATCGCCCGCCTGGAAGTTGACCAAACGGTCCAAGCCGAAGCGCTCAACACGCTCGGCATGGTGCTAAACGAAAAGGGTCAGCACTATGCGGCGACGCTTTGCTTCGCTGGCGTGCTCCCCGAGCCAGTCGAGACAACTTCGAGTCATGCTAACCAAGGAGTCGTTGTTCCATGA
- a CDS encoding flagellar biosynthesis anti-sigma factor FlgM: MRINPTGNSLPSDIKRLDSKGPNGQSVSRADASAANVSTSATSIQLDSIRELSQVLEQAADVRESVVEDVKLKIQTGEYLTKEAALNTARSILDL, translated from the coding sequence ATGAGAATCAATCCAACTGGTAACTCGCTGCCGTCTGATATTAAGCGGCTCGATTCCAAAGGTCCCAATGGGCAATCGGTCTCGCGAGCCGATGCGTCCGCCGCCAATGTTTCGACATCGGCGACTTCGATTCAATTGGATTCCATTCGCGAACTGTCACAGGTCCTCGAGCAAGCAGCTGATGTACGAGAGTCCGTGGTAGAGGATGTCAAACTGAAAATACAAACCGGTGAATACCTGACCAAAGAGGCTGCACTCAATACGGCCAGGTCCATTCTCGATTTGTAG
- a CDS encoding flagellin N-terminal helical domain-containing protein: MSLTIQNNVGALNARNNLARSSNALNKSIERLSTGFKVNRGADGPAALVISEKQRAQIAGLKTAIDNTDKAISVVQTAEGALNEVNSILIKVRSLALDSANSGVNDADAFAANQAEIDNALDTINRIAANTQFGEKSLLDGTAGVTGTTDDADVTFLKGGSNTSDGTYTVEVTTQGERANITAGTSQNTGLAADEVLSVNGVSITLNSGLSRAGVVARINEFTDQTGVVAEDINGGTRLRSIEYGSDAEVTVVSDTAAAASSSGFGTTLDTDAGVNIAGEIDGVAASGKGNTLTSISGASKGTVVRVGELGTDAALTETGAQGNVSIQNNALVFQIGANQNQTAQIAMQNINADALGVAVTGTKFNSLNEIDVTSFDNAQDALKVIDAAIDELSNIRGELGAFQSNTLESIASNMRSTLENTVNAESVIRDTDFAEEISRFTNNQILVQAGTSVLSSANQTTQSILSLLQ; the protein is encoded by the coding sequence ATGAGCTTAACAATACAAAACAATGTCGGTGCATTGAACGCCCGCAACAACCTCGCCCGTTCTAGCAATGCTTTGAACAAGTCGATCGAACGATTGTCGACCGGTTTCAAAGTCAATCGTGGTGCCGACGGACCTGCTGCCCTCGTAATTTCGGAAAAGCAGCGTGCTCAGATCGCCGGCCTGAAAACTGCGATTGACAATACGGACAAGGCTATTTCGGTCGTTCAAACGGCTGAAGGTGCTTTGAACGAGGTCAACAGTATCTTGATCAAAGTGCGATCATTGGCTCTGGATTCGGCTAACTCGGGTGTCAACGACGCCGACGCATTTGCTGCCAACCAAGCTGAAATCGACAACGCGTTGGACACGATCAACCGAATCGCTGCCAACACCCAGTTCGGTGAAAAGTCGCTCCTCGATGGTACGGCCGGCGTGACTGGCACGACGGACGATGCGGACGTCACGTTCCTGAAGGGTGGCAGCAACACCAGCGACGGAACCTACACCGTTGAAGTCACCACTCAAGGTGAACGAGCTAACATCACCGCCGGCACGTCGCAAAACACTGGTCTGGCCGCCGACGAAGTGTTGTCTGTCAATGGCGTCAGCATCACCTTGAACTCCGGACTGTCGCGAGCGGGCGTTGTCGCCCGAATCAACGAATTCACGGACCAAACCGGTGTCGTCGCCGAAGATATCAACGGCGGTACCCGCCTGCGTTCGATCGAATATGGATCGGATGCCGAAGTCACCGTGGTTTCCGATACCGCCGCCGCTGCTAGCTCGTCCGGTTTCGGCACGACCCTTGATACCGACGCGGGTGTGAATATTGCCGGTGAAATTGATGGAGTCGCCGCCTCCGGTAAAGGGAACACGCTGACGAGTATTTCTGGTGCATCGAAAGGGACTGTTGTTCGCGTTGGTGAACTTGGTACCGATGCAGCTCTGACCGAAACCGGTGCTCAAGGTAACGTTTCGATCCAGAACAACGCGTTGGTTTTCCAGATCGGTGCGAACCAAAACCAAACGGCTCAGATTGCGATGCAGAACATCAACGCGGATGCGTTGGGCGTCGCAGTGACGGGAACGAAGTTCAACAGCTTGAACGAAATCGACGTGACCTCGTTCGATAACGCTCAAGATGCGTTGAAAGTCATCGACGCCGCGATCGACGAACTGTCGAACATTCGTGGTGAACTCGGTGCGTTCCAGTCCAACACGCTGGAATCGATCGCAAGCAACATGCGTTCGACGTTGGAAAACACCGTGAACGCCGAGTCGGTCATCCGTGACACGGACTTCGCCGAAGAAATCTCGCGATTCACCAACAACCAGATTCTGGTTCAGGCCGGTACGTCGGTACTCTCGAGTGCCAACCAGACGACGCAGTCGATTCTGTCCTTGCTGCAGTAA